The following proteins are co-located in the Desulfurococcus amylolyticus Z-533 genome:
- a CDS encoding APC family permease, whose amino-acid sequence MGEEIVFTRRASGLVRELSWLDIAIWAIATPAGSGMTYYAVKILGDPAAYGGSLPLAFFIAGLMFLPLVIAFAMITTSFPRSNSLYVFVSRTIHPVLGFLPFWYFIIGGGCAMTAGFMMVVGLKALSGPLVVASVLTGDPALLRIGEAASDPNIQLIVALILVALLWIINYLGMKVIKWVLRILTIVPMVVTILVLAYLAILGGNAGLSKWDQVFGAGVAEEIMRVAYQGDPSLGVQPLTRVDMWSGTYEMLLWTLWAWTGLEIVTFVGSEVKDPSKSYIKGYITGFTLVMVLYLLNAFIIPWVFNYDFLAAYAYLKSEYPDALSKIMGAYALPDPSVPLVASVAVGNAVIAVLIGLSYFLWYVNTALPVWVGGVRGFFSMAFDRVLPEKMAEVSPRWAAPTWANHVTALIALFGAVMTYLENLGYELATALISFLDFSLFIFVWPVGLALMLIPWWKPELFKRMTISSPVAATVIGAIVFALGWYFMIYTSYSQPLIVLVNITVGLIGLIIFTAMSAKNRSRGIEPEKIYGEIPPA is encoded by the coding sequence ATGGGTGAAGAAATAGTATTCACTAGGAGAGCTTCTGGGCTAGTGAGAGAGTTAAGCTGGCTGGATATAGCGATATGGGCTATAGCAACACCTGCTGGTTCAGGCATGACGTATTACGCTGTTAAAATCCTCGGAGACCCAGCAGCCTATGGTGGAAGCCTTCCATTAGCGTTCTTCATTGCTGGACTAATGTTCCTACCACTCGTAATAGCCTTTGCAATGATAACTACATCGTTTCCTCGAAGCAATAGCTTATATGTCTTCGTCTCTAGAACTATTCATCCTGTGCTAGGGTTCCTACCATTCTGGTACTTCATCATTGGCGGAGGCTGTGCGATGACTGCTGGCTTCATGATGGTTGTGGGGCTTAAAGCGTTGAGCGGTCCACTTGTAGTTGCATCTGTATTAACCGGTGATCCAGCTCTGTTAAGGATTGGTGAAGCAGCTTCAGACCCCAATATCCAGCTTATAGTGGCATTAATACTTGTCGCTTTACTGTGGATAATAAACTATTTAGGGATGAAGGTGATAAAGTGGGTGCTGAGGATATTAACAATCGTCCCCATGGTCGTTACAATCCTAGTACTAGCATACCTAGCTATCCTGGGAGGTAATGCTGGTCTATCTAAGTGGGACCAGGTATTTGGAGCTGGTGTCGCCGAGGAGATAATGAGGGTTGCATATCAGGGTGATCCATCGTTAGGGGTACAGCCATTAACACGTGTTGACATGTGGTCCGGCACCTATGAGATGCTACTATGGACACTGTGGGCCTGGACCGGTCTTGAGATAGTGACTTTTGTTGGTAGTGAGGTCAAGGATCCATCTAAGAGCTATATTAAGGGGTATATCACAGGCTTCACGCTAGTGATGGTGTTATACCTGCTCAACGCTTTCATTATTCCATGGGTATTCAACTATGATTTTCTAGCGGCTTACGCCTACCTGAAGAGCGAGTATCCTGACGCGTTGAGCAAGATCATGGGTGCCTATGCGCTCCCCGATCCATCGGTGCCGCTGGTGGCATCTGTTGCTGTAGGCAATGCCGTCATAGCCGTATTGATAGGCTTATCATACTTCCTATGGTATGTTAACACTGCTCTACCAGTATGGGTTGGCGGAGTCAGGGGATTCTTCTCCATGGCTTTCGACAGGGTGCTACCGGAGAAAATGGCTGAGGTTTCGCCCAGATGGGCTGCACCAACATGGGCTAATCATGTTACAGCTTTAATCGCGTTATTCGGTGCTGTAATGACTTACCTGGAGAACCTCGGCTATGAGCTTGCAACGGCCTTAATATCATTCCTCGACTTCAGCCTCTTCATATTCGTGTGGCCGGTGGGACTGGCATTAATGCTTATCCCATGGTGGAAGCCGGAGTTGTTTAAGAGAATGACTATATCATCTCCTGTCGCAGCCACAGTTATCGGGGCAATAGTGTTTGCCCTTGGCTGGTACTTCATGATATATACGTCTTATAGCCAGCCATTAATAGTCCTGGTTAATATAACGGTTGGACTAATAGGTTTAATAATATTCACGGCTATGTCGGCTAAGAACAGGAGCAGGGGTATTGAACCAGAGAAAATCTATGGCGAAATACCACCAGCATAG
- a CDS encoding MoaD/ThiS family protein: MIKVKVVFIGIIAEAIGTHIEEYSIQENTRLNELLDVIAEKHPFLQEILRNIPLINTYVNGRHVDLNHVLEDNDEVIIAPPFYEGG, translated from the coding sequence TTGATAAAGGTAAAGGTTGTTTTCATCGGCATCATAGCCGAGGCTATTGGCACGCATATCGAGGAATACTCTATACAGGAGAATACGAGGTTAAACGAGCTACTTGATGTAATAGCGGAGAAACACCCCTTCCTCCAAGAGATACTTAGGAATATACCATTAATCAATACCTATGTTAATGGTAGGCATGTAGACTTAAACCACGTTTTAGAGGATAATGATGAAGTGATTATAGCTCCTCCGTTTTATGAAGGAGGTTAG
- a CDS encoding (2Fe-2S)-binding protein codes for MVKVVFEVNGRTVELDIEPNELLINTLRNRLGLTGTKYGCGIGECGACTVLVDGEPMLSCLLLTVDVNGRRVETVEGLTSERNPSVVQKAFMEEGAIQCGYCTPGFIVMAEYMRRRNVEPVDENIKEYLKGNLCRCTGYINIYKAVRKALKAR; via the coding sequence ATGGTGAAAGTCGTATTCGAGGTTAACGGGAGAACCGTTGAGCTAGATATTGAGCCCAATGAGTTGTTGATCAACACGCTTAGGAACAGGCTTGGATTAACTGGTACCAAGTATGGGTGTGGAATAGGTGAGTGCGGGGCTTGCACTGTGCTTGTTGATGGAGAACCCATGCTCTCTTGCCTCTTGTTAACAGTCGACGTCAATGGTAGGCGTGTGGAAACCGTTGAGGGCTTGACAAGTGAGAGGAATCCTAGTGTAGTCCAGAAGGCATTCATGGAGGAGGGGGCTATTCAATGCGGTTACTGTACACCGGGCTTTATAGTTATGGCTGAGTACATGAGGAGGAGAAATGTAGAGCCCGTGGATGAGAATATCAAGGAATACTTGAAGGGTAATCTATGTAGGTGCACCGGCTACATCAATATATATAAGGCTGTTAGAAAAGCCCTTAAAGCCAGGTAG
- a CDS encoding FAD binding domain-containing protein, which produces MSIKPSLINYRNTHIIPFRFEYYEPGSLKEVFEILEKLGNAAKILAGGTDLLVKMKTRQVEPKALVNIKRIKELKGIVDEGDRIRIGALTTLRELEESSLIAMHLPALHDAVKQMASIQIRNMATIGGNLCNASPAADTAPPLLVHEALVKTASIEGERIIPITEFFKGPGLTVLKPTELLVEIIVNKENGSSAFSKMGRTAMDLAIASVAIYLKTRGDVVEDVRVAAGAVAPTPIRCPRTETMLKGRMINEVSVELVRVIEEEVKPISDVRATAEYRRHLVKILAYDVFHKAVERSRGGT; this is translated from the coding sequence ATGAGTATTAAGCCATCGTTGATAAATTATAGGAACACGCATATAATACCGTTTAGATTCGAGTACTATGAACCGGGATCTCTTAAAGAAGTATTCGAGATACTTGAAAAACTAGGTAATGCAGCTAAGATACTTGCGGGTGGCACTGATCTACTGGTTAAAATGAAGACTAGGCAAGTGGAGCCGAAGGCACTCGTCAACATTAAGAGGATCAAGGAGCTGAAGGGCATAGTTGACGAGGGAGATAGGATCAGGATTGGCGCGTTAACAACCCTGAGAGAGCTCGAGGAATCATCACTAATAGCAATGCATCTCCCCGCATTACATGACGCGGTTAAACAAATGGCCAGTATACAGATAAGGAATATGGCTACTATTGGTGGTAATCTCTGTAATGCCTCTCCAGCAGCTGATACAGCGCCACCACTACTAGTCCACGAGGCCCTCGTGAAGACCGCCAGCATCGAGGGCGAGAGAATAATACCAATCACAGAATTCTTCAAAGGGCCGGGGCTTACAGTGTTGAAGCCAACCGAGTTACTAGTGGAGATCATTGTTAACAAGGAAAATGGTTCCTCAGCCTTTAGTAAAATGGGGAGGACAGCGATGGATCTAGCTATCGCCAGTGTAGCTATCTACTTGAAGACCAGGGGAGATGTCGTTGAGGATGTAAGGGTAGCTGCTGGCGCGGTAGCCCCTACACCGATTAGATGCCCGAGAACCGAGACCATGTTAAAGGGGCGTATGATAAATGAGGTAAGCGTTGAGCTGGTCAGAGTAATTGAAGAGGAGGTGAAACCAATAAGCGACGTTAGGGCGACGGCCGAATACCGTAGACACCTAGTGAAAATCCTGGCCTACGATGTCTTCCATAAGGCGGTTGAGAGGAGTAGGGGTGGTACTTAA
- a CDS encoding xanthine dehydrogenase family protein molybdopterin-binding subunit, with protein MYSFIGKRSIRKDALPKTSGTIKFVNDLEAPGMLIGRILRSPYAFADIRRIDASEAERLGVVVLTPDDIPQKPFNPRLVSIHEVTYKDTYVLTKKPRYVGDAIAAVAAPSEELAQRAIESIRIEYERIYEPILDPFKAMEPGAPLIHERIMKGSEWVNVERNIAATLNYVEGDVDKAFRESDIVIERRFKTGKRYHMQLEPKSVLCIPEPGGKLTIYATTQTIHNTRILVSQIFDIPLSKVNVVKVPIGGSFGSSIQVNYLVPIAVALCLKSGKPVKISYTREEDILDHSNFVFHFRMKIGARRDGVLMGAEFENILDAGAHQVQPYPLLGTSLGWFVSMYKWRNIRYISKAVYTNKVPACALRGYGAPEVQWAVETMMDELAEELKIDPIELRLKNYVGRGEIFWGQGPTVKSVIKSDGVPELLEKGRKLIGWEKRSHPSRKKGRYRRGIGLARGFHTSGAGGPISGEVIDYTGCILKLNEDGTLDYITALQDHGGGTLDAHVKIISEVLGVPPELVNLATASTENTPYDVCTHASRGTYAGGEAARRAAEIVRSKIFEYAARIVGRVVNPEAFKIKYDEELKQAIVYVEGTDIKIPLSEIARIAWQKNWGTIGAFVSYRATSAPPSFTVYFVEVEVDTWTGKVRPIRVIAGADVGTLVNPDMVEGQLHGGFAMAWGMAFTENTVYEENGELAGRGLITDYKIPTITDMPTPEDFIVITADTYEPTGPFGAKGLGEAAMNPAVGAIANAIYNAIGVRFYELPITPDKIVKALRERGEIP; from the coding sequence GTGTACTCCTTCATTGGTAAGAGGAGTATTAGAAAGGATGCATTACCTAAGACCAGTGGCACCATTAAATTCGTCAACGACTTAGAGGCCCCGGGGATGCTTATTGGTAGGATACTTAGAAGCCCCTATGCCTTCGCCGATATAAGGAGGATAGATGCAAGCGAGGCAGAGAGACTTGGCGTTGTGGTTTTAACGCCTGATGATATCCCGCAGAAGCCATTTAATCCACGATTAGTAAGCATCCATGAGGTGACCTATAAGGATACATACGTCTTAACCAAGAAGCCGAGGTATGTAGGTGACGCTATCGCGGCTGTAGCTGCTCCAAGCGAGGAGCTTGCACAGAGGGCTATTGAATCGATTAGGATCGAATACGAGAGGATATATGAGCCGATACTGGATCCCTTTAAAGCAATGGAACCCGGTGCCCCGTTGATACATGAAAGGATTATGAAGGGCAGTGAATGGGTTAATGTGGAGAGAAATATAGCTGCTACGTTAAATTATGTCGAGGGGGATGTGGATAAGGCTTTCAGGGAATCTGATATCGTTATCGAGAGGAGGTTTAAGACCGGTAAGAGATACCATATGCAGTTAGAGCCTAAATCTGTTTTATGCATACCTGAACCAGGCGGTAAGCTGACAATATATGCGACGACGCAGACTATACATAACACCAGGATACTGGTAAGCCAGATCTTCGATATACCGTTAAGCAAGGTGAATGTGGTTAAGGTACCTATAGGCGGATCCTTCGGCTCCAGTATCCAGGTAAACTACTTGGTTCCAATAGCTGTAGCATTGTGCCTTAAATCAGGTAAACCCGTCAAGATATCTTATACACGTGAGGAGGATATACTAGACCACTCTAACTTCGTATTCCACTTCAGGATGAAGATAGGGGCTAGGAGAGACGGGGTGTTAATGGGTGCCGAATTCGAGAACATCCTCGACGCGGGAGCTCACCAGGTGCAGCCATATCCCCTCCTGGGCACGAGCCTTGGATGGTTTGTCTCGATGTATAAGTGGAGGAATATAAGGTATATTAGTAAAGCAGTGTACACGAATAAGGTGCCGGCCTGTGCTTTAAGAGGGTACGGGGCACCTGAGGTGCAATGGGCTGTTGAAACAATGATGGATGAGCTGGCTGAAGAATTGAAGATCGATCCGATAGAGCTCAGGCTGAAGAACTACGTTGGAAGAGGAGAGATATTCTGGGGGCAGGGACCCACAGTTAAATCAGTTATTAAATCAGATGGAGTCCCCGAGTTACTTGAAAAAGGAAGAAAGTTAATAGGCTGGGAGAAGAGGAGTCACCCAAGCAGGAAAAAGGGAAGATATAGGAGAGGCATTGGACTGGCCAGGGGCTTCCATACATCTGGTGCTGGGGGGCCTATCAGCGGGGAGGTAATAGATTATACCGGCTGCATACTCAAGCTCAACGAAGATGGGACACTTGACTATATAACAGCACTACAAGACCATGGAGGCGGCACCCTCGACGCACATGTCAAGATCATCTCAGAGGTCCTAGGGGTACCCCCGGAGCTAGTAAACCTTGCTACTGCTTCAACGGAGAACACGCCGTACGATGTGTGCACTCATGCATCAAGGGGAACTTACGCTGGTGGCGAGGCAGCTAGGAGAGCAGCTGAAATAGTTAGATCCAAGATATTCGAGTACGCGGCCAGGATCGTGGGTAGAGTCGTCAATCCGGAGGCATTCAAGATAAAGTACGATGAAGAGTTGAAGCAAGCCATTGTATACGTTGAAGGCACAGATATAAAGATCCCTCTTAGCGAGATAGCTAGGATAGCTTGGCAAAAGAACTGGGGAACAATAGGTGCCTTCGTATCCTATAGGGCTACCTCGGCTCCACCAAGCTTCACAGTCTACTTCGTTGAGGTTGAAGTAGATACCTGGACAGGTAAGGTGAGGCCTATAAGGGTTATAGCCGGCGCAGACGTTGGTACATTGGTAAATCCAGATATGGTTGAGGGGCAGCTCCACGGTGGCTTTGCAATGGCATGGGGTATGGCATTCACGGAGAACACTGTATACGAGGAGAACGGTGAGTTAGCTGGGAGAGGCTTGATAACAGATTACAAGATACCAACCATAACGGATATGCCCACACCGGAGGACTTCATTGTTATAACAGCTGATACCTATGAGCCCACGGGGCCCTTCGGCGCTAAGGGGCTTGGTGAGGCGGCTATGAACCCGGCTGTTGGCGCCATAGCCAACGCTATCTACAATGCTATTGGTGTGAGATTCTACGAGCTCCCCATAACGCCTGATAAAATAGTGAAGGCGTTGAGGGAGAGAGGTGAGATTCCATGA
- a CDS encoding (2Fe-2S)-binding protein, translating to MLVRFRLNGRDIELDVPSNETLIDTLRLRLKVKSVKRGCERGECGSCTILLDGRPVTSCMLLTPQVNGRDVVTVEGLEGDPLFNQLVKSFIDNGAVQCGFCTPGILLTAWAAIRENRFRSMDDVARYLGNLCRCTGYIKIAKAVWNVASGVRK from the coding sequence GTGCTCGTTAGGTTCAGGCTTAATGGTAGAGATATAGAGCTAGATGTGCCATCTAATGAAACCCTGATAGACACCTTGAGGCTGAGGCTGAAGGTAAAAAGCGTTAAAAGAGGGTGTGAAAGAGGTGAATGCGGATCCTGCACGATACTACTGGATGGCAGGCCGGTTACCTCCTGTATGCTGCTTACACCTCAGGTAAACGGCAGAGATGTAGTGACCGTGGAGGGGTTAGAGGGGGATCCATTGTTCAACCAGCTGGTTAAATCATTCATTGACAATGGAGCTGTGCAATGCGGCTTCTGTACACCAGGTATATTATTAACGGCGTGGGCAGCTATAAGGGAGAACAGGTTCAGGAGCATGGATGACGTAGCCAGATACCTGGGGAACCTATGCAGGTGCACCGGCTACATTAAGATAGCTAAAGCCGTGTGGAACGTGGCAAGTGGGGTGAGGAAGTAA
- a CDS encoding FAD binding domain-containing protein — MVDYEVVTVFYRLPEIRYYRPSTLDEALKLLGELSEKARILAGGTDLVLDLKIKRYNVSDLIDISKLNELRYIIDEGDRIRIGALTSIQEIADSSVIAEKAPSLKKAADEFAYWQIRNMATIGGNLCNASPAADTAPPLLVHEALVKTASIEGERIIPITEFFKGPRQTALKPSEILVEVAIPSKPQPPWRHAYYKLGRRRGHEISVTSIAIAASIDAGVFQDIRIALGSMAPTPVRARSVEVFLKGRKVSESVIEEAVEKLSSDVKPISDVRASAEYRLHVSKALLKDMLLKLVKGGGE, encoded by the coding sequence TTGGTAGACTATGAGGTGGTGACAGTGTTCTACCGGTTACCTGAGATAAGGTATTATAGGCCATCTACACTCGATGAAGCACTCAAACTACTCGGCGAACTGAGTGAGAAGGCTAGAATACTGGCCGGGGGCACGGATCTAGTGCTCGACCTGAAGATTAAGAGGTATAATGTGAGCGATTTAATAGATATATCCAAGTTAAACGAGTTAAGATACATTATTGACGAGGGAGACAGAATCAGAATCGGTGCCTTAACAAGTATACAGGAGATAGCGGATTCCAGTGTTATCGCTGAGAAAGCACCATCACTGAAAAAAGCTGCCGACGAGTTCGCGTACTGGCAGATAAGGAATATGGCTACTATTGGTGGTAATCTCTGTAATGCCTCTCCAGCAGCTGATACAGCGCCACCACTACTAGTCCACGAGGCCCTCGTGAAGACCGCCAGCATCGAGGGCGAGAGAATAATACCAATCACAGAATTCTTCAAAGGGCCCAGGCAGACGGCTCTCAAACCCAGTGAGATACTTGTCGAGGTGGCGATCCCAAGTAAGCCTCAACCCCCTTGGAGGCATGCTTATTATAAACTAGGTAGGAGGAGGGGACATGAGATCTCGGTAACATCGATAGCTATCGCTGCATCGATCGATGCCGGGGTCTTCCAGGATATTAGAATAGCCCTAGGATCAATGGCTCCAACACCTGTTAGGGCGAGAAGTGTTGAAGTGTTCCTAAAGGGAAGAAAGGTCAGCGAGTCGGTTATTGAGGAAGCCGTTGAGAAACTGAGTAGTGATGTGAAGCCAATAAGCGATGTAAGGGCGTCAGCCGAGTATAGGCTCCACGTGTCTAAGGCATTGCTGAAGGATATGCTTCTCAAGCTTGTTAAAGGAGGTGGTGAATAG
- a CDS encoding xanthine dehydrogenase family protein molybdopterin-binding subunit, giving the protein MADSTSLLEKWLSASEFLVIGRKVSRVDSLEKALGKALFTEDYYIDYFLGNALYVKQVLSTYPHARLKSISLPEHLRSKGVKLFTARDIPGENQVGYALPDQPLLAEGKVRYHGEVVALVASIDMDEALRAVEEVRVEYEPLPYILDPLEAMNRNDILIHEEAGSNIAFKTRVRRGNVEEGFSRAHVIVENEYRLHHQEHAYLETEAALAIPSIEGGVTIIGGLQYPHLGQRIVARVLGLPLSKVKIVAPYIGGGFGGKDDEGPLACAKAALVAYLTGKPALLIYSREESIKVHPKREAAIIRYRSGADADGRLTAIDVTIIHDTGAYANRGPFILWRATMHASGPYVVPNARIDGYAVYTNKVYQGSFRGFGNLSIQFAVERQMDQLAERLGLDPVEFRLKNIVREGSFTITGQLLDHSVGVADALVKVANTCRWRERRREIEEFNKHSERIKKGIGVAVAWHGISTSRGVPDWSNAYVKIEQDGSVTLYTGIVEIGQGSPSSAHVQIVCELLGITPDRVRVVYGTTDSPDTGATHASRGSSIGGIGVYVAASKLRERLSELASRVLGVSVEDLVFADNKVYSKSNPGKQISLRDLVKEAMARGVELSATGYFFLPKGRFDDAVGQGFAYPAYSYIVVVSEVEVDTLTGVVRVTRVYPGLAAGRIINPQQVEGQIEGAVAQGVGYALMEKLVFSDNGEVLNTNLTDYVIPTIKDVPEIAEPIYVEDLFKYGPFGAKGVGEMALIPMPASIANAVSHALGVNVTRTPLTPEEVLRLIGRL; this is encoded by the coding sequence ATGGCGGATTCAACCAGCCTCCTGGAGAAATGGCTCTCAGCAAGTGAATTCCTCGTTATAGGTAGGAAAGTGTCAAGAGTCGACTCCCTGGAAAAGGCTCTTGGTAAAGCATTATTCACTGAGGATTACTACATAGACTACTTCCTCGGTAATGCATTATACGTTAAGCAAGTGTTAAGCACTTATCCACATGCAAGACTGAAGAGTATAAGCCTACCGGAACACCTGAGGAGTAAGGGCGTGAAGTTGTTTACAGCTAGGGATATACCCGGGGAAAACCAGGTGGGATACGCGTTGCCTGATCAACCATTACTTGCAGAAGGAAAGGTGAGATATCACGGGGAAGTAGTGGCACTGGTTGCCTCCATAGATATGGATGAAGCTCTCAGGGCAGTTGAGGAGGTAAGGGTAGAGTATGAGCCCTTACCATATATACTGGATCCGTTGGAGGCTATGAATAGGAATGATATCCTTATCCACGAGGAAGCGGGCTCGAATATAGCGTTTAAGACGAGGGTTAGGAGGGGTAATGTCGAGGAGGGGTTTTCAAGAGCCCATGTCATAGTTGAGAATGAGTATAGGCTACACCACCAGGAGCATGCATACCTGGAGACTGAAGCGGCGTTGGCGATCCCGAGTATTGAGGGGGGCGTGACTATAATAGGTGGGCTCCAGTATCCTCACCTCGGGCAGAGAATAGTTGCAAGGGTCCTGGGTTTACCATTAAGTAAGGTAAAAATAGTTGCACCTTACATAGGTGGAGGCTTCGGCGGTAAGGATGACGAGGGCCCGTTGGCATGTGCTAAGGCAGCTCTTGTAGCCTACTTGACTGGTAAGCCAGCCCTACTGATATATAGTAGGGAGGAATCAATCAAGGTGCATCCTAAGAGGGAGGCGGCAATCATAAGGTATAGGAGCGGGGCTGATGCCGATGGGAGGCTCACGGCTATAGATGTAACAATAATACATGACACTGGTGCATACGCTAACAGAGGGCCCTTCATACTTTGGCGTGCAACAATGCATGCCTCCGGGCCCTATGTAGTACCCAATGCAAGGATCGATGGCTACGCTGTGTACACTAATAAAGTATACCAGGGCTCGTTCAGGGGCTTCGGCAACTTATCAATACAGTTCGCTGTTGAGAGGCAGATGGATCAATTAGCTGAGAGACTCGGGCTAGACCCAGTTGAATTCAGGTTGAAGAACATTGTAAGAGAGGGCTCTTTCACTATCACAGGGCAGCTACTAGACCACTCTGTTGGAGTAGCCGATGCCTTGGTAAAGGTTGCTAATACATGCCGGTGGCGTGAGAGGAGGCGTGAGATAGAGGAGTTCAATAAGCATAGTGAAAGAATTAAGAAGGGTATTGGTGTGGCCGTGGCATGGCATGGTATTAGCACATCCAGGGGTGTACCAGACTGGTCAAACGCATATGTGAAGATAGAGCAGGATGGCTCGGTCACGCTGTACACTGGCATCGTGGAGATTGGACAGGGCTCGCCGAGCTCAGCTCATGTACAAATAGTATGCGAGCTACTCGGTATAACACCCGACAGGGTCAGAGTAGTGTATGGTACAACGGATTCCCCCGATACCGGTGCAACCCATGCATCAAGGGGTAGTAGCATAGGGGGGATAGGGGTCTACGTAGCGGCTTCGAAGCTAAGGGAGAGGCTGAGCGAGCTGGCATCCAGGGTCCTAGGAGTGTCCGTGGAGGACCTAGTGTTCGCGGATAACAAGGTCTACTCGAAGAGTAACCCTGGTAAGCAGATATCGCTGAGAGACCTCGTTAAGGAGGCGATGGCCAGGGGTGTCGAGTTATCTGCAACAGGCTATTTCTTCCTACCAAAAGGTAGATTCGATGATGCTGTGGGGCAGGGATTCGCGTACCCAGCCTACAGCTATATCGTGGTAGTCTCTGAGGTTGAAGTAGATACATTAACAGGCGTTGTAAGGGTTACACGGGTATATCCAGGCCTAGCTGCTGGAAGGATAATCAATCCCCAGCAGGTTGAGGGACAGATAGAGGGCGCTGTAGCTCAGGGCGTGGGATATGCATTGATGGAGAAACTAGTGTTCAGTGATAACGGAGAGGTATTGAACACTAACCTAACGGACTACGTTATCCCGACGATCAAGGATGTACCGGAGATAGCTGAGCCGATTTACGTTGAAGACTTATTCAAGTACGGTCCCTTCGGCGCTAAAGGTGTCGGTGAAATGGCCCTCATACCTATGCCGGCCTCAATAGCTAATGCTGTAAGTCATGCACTAGGGGTCAATGTAACTAGGACACCATTGACCCCTGAGGAGGTGCTTAGATTGATTGGTAGACTATGA
- the allB gene encoding allantoinase AllB: protein MSLLIRNGLLITPRRVFRADVKIVNGVITEIGVGLSTSGVDEVIDASGMLVLPGVIDEHVHMREPGLEYKDDFTHGTRAALKGGVTTVIEHPNTLPPVEDPGKLASKARLLESKAYVDYALLGVLHDGNIHLFEDIVAAGAVGFKIFMGPTTGNIPPPSDSGLYEALSKSGKTGVTIAFHAEDHSLVTYFTEKVKAGGGMDPWLHIEARPPITEEYSIVKIATIAKQTHGRVLIVHISSIEALEAVRKARSEGVEIYGETCPHYLVLDKADYQKHGSLIKVNPPIRGGIHRERLLEAVGNGLIDTLGSDHAPHTQEEKKRDIWSAASGMPGVQTLLPIMLDLALRNVVPLTRMPILLSENPAKLWGLWPRKGSIDIGFDGDLVIVDPGGETVVTEEWLEYKYKLSPYIGWRLKGKIRYTILRGMVIYRDGVITDKPVGKWIRPVKL, encoded by the coding sequence ATGAGCCTACTCATTAGAAACGGGCTCCTCATTACTCCTCGGAGAGTATTCAGGGCTGATGTGAAAATAGTGAACGGGGTTATCACTGAGATAGGGGTTGGACTTAGCACTAGTGGGGTGGATGAGGTCATCGATGCATCAGGCATGCTTGTACTACCCGGTGTAATAGATGAGCACGTACACATGAGGGAGCCCGGCCTAGAGTACAAGGATGACTTCACTCATGGAACCAGGGCTGCTTTAAAAGGAGGCGTTACAACAGTTATAGAGCACCCTAATACGCTTCCACCGGTAGAGGATCCAGGTAAATTAGCCAGTAAGGCGAGACTGCTTGAGTCGAAGGCGTATGTTGACTACGCGCTTCTCGGCGTCCTCCACGATGGGAATATACATTTATTCGAGGACATTGTCGCAGCAGGAGCAGTAGGCTTCAAGATATTTATGGGCCCGACGACAGGTAATATCCCGCCGCCTAGTGATAGCGGTTTATATGAGGCCCTCTCTAAATCAGGCAAGACAGGAGTTACGATAGCCTTCCACGCTGAAGACCATTCACTGGTAACATATTTCACCGAGAAGGTGAAGGCAGGAGGCGGAATGGATCCATGGCTCCATATCGAGGCTAGGCCGCCAATAACTGAGGAATACAGTATTGTTAAAATAGCCACCATCGCGAAGCAAACCCATGGGAGAGTATTGATAGTACATATATCATCTATAGAGGCGCTTGAAGCCGTTCGAAAAGCTAGGAGCGAGGGAGTTGAAATATATGGAGAGACATGCCCACACTACCTCGTACTTGATAAGGCTGACTACCAGAAACACGGAAGCTTAATCAAGGTTAACCCACCAATAAGGGGAGGCATTCACCGGGAGAGACTACTTGAAGCCGTGGGGAACGGTCTAATAGACACCCTTGGCTCAGATCACGCCCCCCACACCCAAGAGGAGAAGAAGAGGGATATATGGAGCGCTGCATCAGGGATGCCCGGGGTTCAAACACTGCTTCCCATAATGCTCGATCTAGCTTTAAGGAATGTAGTCCCCTTAACCAGGATGCCTATACTACTATCTGAGAACCCAGCTAAGCTATGGGGATTGTGGCCTAGAAAGGGCTCGATAGATATAGGGTTCGATGGAGACCTAGTTATCGTCGACCCGGGTGGCGAGACGGTTGTAACGGAGGAGTGGCTTGAATACAAGTATAAGCTCTCTCCATACATAGGGTGGAGGCTTAAGGGTAAGATAAGGTACACTATACTCAGAGGGATGGTGATATACCGTGATGGCGTGATCACAGATAAACCTGTTGGAAAATGGATTAGACCAGTTAAATTATAA